In the genome of Acidimicrobiia bacterium, one region contains:
- a CDS encoding TatD family hydrolase, which produces MHAHIESGIAPAELDHLRACIVSVTRSLAEFREVEMRTDRAVAWGVGCHPGLARAVRTFSPHVLRAALAATAVVGEVGLDGSARVPLDAQKDVFDQVIGVLAETPRIVSVHSYRATKEVLDILERHRPEGVVLHWWLGNDAATERAVDLGAYFSVNASQVGKWAALRLVPLDRILTETDHPFGDRGEEPPRRPGNVSIVERRLADELGFRPEAIRRRVWQNLARLVDELGLHDLLPRQFQVQLLAS; this is translated from the coding sequence ATGCACGCACACATCGAGTCGGGCATAGCCCCGGCCGAACTTGACCATCTACGTGCTTGCATCGTGTCGGTCACTCGGAGCCTTGCGGAGTTCCGGGAAGTCGAAATGCGTACGGATCGTGCCGTCGCGTGGGGTGTGGGCTGCCATCCGGGCCTAGCCAGAGCAGTCCGGACCTTCTCACCTCATGTCCTTAGAGCCGCGCTTGCCGCCACCGCGGTTGTTGGTGAGGTCGGGCTCGACGGCAGCGCGAGGGTGCCGCTCGACGCTCAGAAAGATGTGTTCGATCAGGTGATCGGCGTGCTTGCCGAAACACCTCGAATCGTCTCGGTACATAGTTACCGCGCCACGAAGGAAGTGCTTGACATCCTCGAGCGGCATCGGCCTGAGGGCGTTGTGCTGCACTGGTGGCTCGGCAACGACGCGGCAACCGAGCGCGCGGTCGACCTTGGTGCATACTTCTCGGTGAACGCATCACAGGTGGGGAAATGGGCCGCTCTGCGCCTTGTTCCACTCGATAGGATTCTCACTGAGACGGATCATCCGTTTGGCGACCGTGGGGAGGAGCCACCCCGACGGCCGGGCAACGTGAGCATCGTCGAGCGTCGGCTCGCCGACGAACTTGGATTCCGTCCCGAAGCCATACGACGGCGGGTCTGGCAGAACCTAGCTCGGCTCGTGGATGAGCTGGGGCTTCACGACCTCCTTCCCCGCCAGTTTCAGGTTCAGCTGCTGGCCAGCTAG
- a CDS encoding P-loop NTPase fold protein: MPLRDDNPSTVDLLGFEDVVDVVDEIVRRRDLDPVTVGVNAPWGGGKTTVLHLLKKRLADREDVLCLFVSPWEYDNKTDPTTGLIDEVLGGLEAALKKNQSRFDAVKDALHKLRRRVKFAKAMKLAASSALTATLPGVGSLIDLFDENAEDKAEPSDPTLQGFRSQFEALMQDPKLAPLERVVVLVDDLDRSLPDTVVETLEAIKLFLSVKRMAFVIAADEDNVANAIGRRLATTGQPITARQYMEKIVQVPVRVPALSREHTEEYLALLMLADVDQVDAAVDRIKATRPSACGRITERLGDTMPDDRRADIVLAQQLTPLLHRQSAGNPRRLKRFLNAYWLRMSFASARGIVLHPDALAKLMLAELHYPELFGQMLSWLAAGSVAEKVAELEKGGGDHSQGVREWGQLPPDLSGEDLSQYLLLAASLRGETIEAASLPAELRPIASDLGEASAVKRRQGLKEALKLDDAKQAAIAGFLAVSLRQQRAPDAQKALAESISGLAVTAGVAGTVVDELRRMAHGAITAGVPIALLAQNQPAEFQALVREWVDSPDVSDLVRNAGREALRET, from the coding sequence ATGCCACTTCGGGACGACAACCCGAGCACAGTCGACTTGCTGGGCTTCGAGGACGTCGTCGACGTCGTCGATGAAATCGTCCGCCGCCGCGATCTCGATCCGGTTACAGTCGGGGTGAACGCACCGTGGGGCGGCGGCAAGACCACCGTTCTCCACCTACTCAAGAAGCGGCTCGCCGATCGCGAGGACGTGCTCTGTCTCTTCGTCAGTCCCTGGGAGTACGACAACAAGACCGACCCCACTACGGGACTAATCGACGAGGTCCTCGGTGGGCTCGAGGCTGCGCTCAAGAAGAACCAGTCACGGTTTGATGCCGTCAAGGACGCGCTCCACAAGCTGCGCCGTCGAGTGAAGTTTGCGAAGGCCATGAAGCTGGCTGCCTCGTCTGCATTGACGGCCACGCTTCCTGGCGTCGGCAGCCTGATCGATCTGTTCGACGAAAACGCCGAGGACAAGGCGGAACCCTCGGACCCAACGTTGCAGGGGTTCCGCTCGCAGTTCGAAGCACTAATGCAGGATCCGAAGCTCGCCCCACTCGAACGGGTAGTCGTGCTCGTGGACGACCTCGACCGGTCGTTGCCAGATACCGTCGTCGAGACCCTGGAGGCCATCAAGCTCTTCCTATCCGTCAAGCGGATGGCCTTCGTGATCGCAGCCGACGAGGACAACGTAGCCAATGCGATCGGGCGCCGCCTCGCCACCACCGGGCAGCCGATCACCGCTCGGCAGTACATGGAGAAGATCGTCCAGGTTCCCGTGCGCGTCCCCGCTCTCAGCAGGGAACATACAGAGGAGTACTTGGCGCTCCTAATGCTGGCGGACGTCGATCAGGTTGACGCCGCGGTCGACCGAATCAAGGCCACGCGGCCGTCCGCCTGCGGCCGGATCACTGAGCGACTCGGCGATACGATGCCCGACGATCGACGCGCAGACATTGTGCTTGCGCAGCAGTTGACACCTCTGTTGCATCGCCAAAGCGCTGGCAACCCCCGTCGTCTCAAACGGTTCCTGAATGCGTACTGGCTCCGGATGTCCTTCGCATCGGCCCGTGGCATCGTGTTGCACCCCGACGCCCTCGCCAAGCTGATGCTCGCCGAACTGCACTACCCCGAGCTATTCGGCCAGATGCTGAGCTGGCTGGCAGCGGGCTCCGTCGCCGAGAAGGTCGCCGAACTCGAGAAGGGCGGGGGTGACCACAGTCAGGGCGTGCGCGAGTGGGGCCAGCTTCCGCCTGACCTCTCCGGCGAGGATCTGTCCCAATACCTCCTCCTCGCGGCATCTCTACGCGGAGAGACCATCGAGGCCGCCTCGCTTCCTGCGGAACTGCGTCCGATTGCCTCGGACCTGGGCGAGGCATCGGCAGTGAAGCGACGTCAGGGCTTGAAGGAGGCGCTCAAGCTTGACGACGCGAAACAGGCGGCGATCGCTGGCTTCCTCGCGGTCTCGCTTCGCCAGCAGCGGGCTCCCGACGCCCAGAAGGCGCTTGCCGAATCGATCTCTGGGTTGGCGGTGACAGCTGGTGTGGCGGGCACCGTGGTCGATGAGCTGAGGCGGATGGCGCACGGAGCGATCACTGCTGGAGTACCGATAGCGCTCCTTGCGCAGAATCAGCCAGCCGAGTTTCAGGCGCTAGTACGCGAGTGGGTCGACAGTCCCGACGTGAGTGATCTGGTTCGCAACGCTGGCCGCGAAGCCCTGAGGGAGACGTAG
- a CDS encoding YegP family protein produces MATRLLYQRKDCRWAWQLTADNGQVIATDGSQGYENEADARNMADRIIAGEFAGADKKIRRNDDC; encoded by the coding sequence ATGGCAACTCGACTGCTGTACCAGCGCAAGGACTGCAGGTGGGCGTGGCAACTCACTGCCGACAATGGGCAAGTCATCGCAACTGACGGGAGTCAGGGCTACGAGAACGAGGCCGACGCGCGCAACATGGCAGATCGGATCATCGCCGGGGAGTTCGCTGGCGCTGATAAGAAGATCCGCCGAAACGACGATTGCTGA
- a CDS encoding DUF2188 domain-containing protein has protein sequence MSKPSDRHVVPNPEGGWDVVAPNAERASSHHGTQADAIGRAREIVGNVGGGEVVIHGRDGRIRDSDTVAPGNDPYPPRDRR, from the coding sequence ATGAGCAAGCCAAGCGATCGCCACGTCGTACCGAACCCCGAAGGCGGCTGGGACGTCGTTGCACCCAATGCCGAACGCGCCAGCAGTCACCACGGCACACAGGCCGATGCGATAGGCCGCGCTCGCGAGATCGTCGGCAACGTCGGCGGCGGCGAGGTTGTGATACACGGCCGAGACGGTCGGATCCGAGATTCGGACACGGTGGCCCCCGGCAATGACCCCTACCCACCCCGAGACCGGAGGTAG
- a CDS encoding helix-turn-helix domain-containing protein, whose translation MDTFDRLLTTQQLAEYLAVPVATLYAWRHAGEGPPGFRVGKHIRYRWGDVDQWVRSQLHSTAGRTR comes from the coding sequence ATGGATACCTTCGATCGCCTTCTCACCACCCAGCAACTGGCCGAGTACCTGGCGGTGCCCGTCGCGACCCTGTACGCCTGGAGACACGCCGGCGAGGGTCCACCCGGCTTTCGTGTGGGGAAGCACATACGCTACCGCTGGGGTGATGTCGACCAGTGGGTACGCAGCCAACTCCACTCAACCGCCGGACGAACTCGTTGA
- a CDS encoding tyrosine-type recombinase/integrase, with amino-acid sequence MAHIRRHPNARHRWQVRYVDPHGKERSKNFARKVDAEKFVHTVEVQKIRGEWTDPAAGKVNFSEWAAQVDATRPNRRESTRARDSSYLRNLILPTFGDAEIGAVRPNEIRAWIADLQDQGYAPGTIAKAYQILSRAFRVAVTDGLIARTPCREIKLPKDDRDEKRFLTVSEIEQLADAIGPRYRVWVLTAAYTGLRFGELAALRTDDLDLLRRTLRVDEQLSRQGSWQMVAGPLKSKKAYRTIGIPGFLCDELAAHLTDYPSASDLVFSHAQGGPLDYNRFRRRHWNPAVAASVCTPCTPHDLRHTHVAMLIAEKQSPRYIADRLGHESTRTVLDVYGHLYEGVDEAAMEGLDRLRSEGVADLGRPPDGSNVVSMDTRSTKP; translated from the coding sequence GTGGCCCACATTCGACGACATCCCAACGCCCGTCATCGGTGGCAGGTCCGCTACGTCGACCCACATGGCAAGGAGCGATCGAAAAACTTCGCCCGCAAAGTCGACGCCGAGAAGTTCGTCCACACGGTGGAGGTCCAGAAGATCCGAGGCGAGTGGACCGACCCGGCCGCCGGAAAGGTCAACTTCTCCGAATGGGCCGCCCAGGTCGATGCCACCCGCCCCAACCGACGCGAGTCGACCAGAGCACGCGACTCCTCCTACCTGAGGAACTTGATACTGCCGACCTTCGGCGATGCGGAGATCGGTGCGGTACGACCAAACGAGATCAGAGCCTGGATCGCCGATCTGCAGGATCAAGGCTATGCCCCCGGTACGATCGCCAAGGCCTATCAGATCCTGTCACGCGCCTTCCGAGTGGCGGTCACCGACGGTCTCATCGCCCGCACCCCGTGTCGGGAGATCAAACTCCCCAAGGACGACCGCGACGAGAAACGCTTCCTGACCGTCTCTGAGATCGAGCAACTCGCCGACGCCATCGGCCCCCGTTACCGGGTCTGGGTTCTCACCGCCGCGTACACGGGACTTCGATTCGGCGAACTCGCCGCTCTTCGCACCGACGACCTCGACCTGCTCCGTCGCACCCTCCGCGTCGACGAGCAGCTCAGCAGGCAGGGCTCCTGGCAGATGGTGGCCGGACCACTCAAATCCAAGAAGGCCTACCGCACCATCGGCATCCCTGGCTTCCTCTGCGACGAGCTGGCGGCCCACCTCACCGATTACCCGTCGGCGTCGGACCTGGTGTTCTCCCACGCCCAAGGCGGGCCGCTTGACTACAACCGGTTCCGCCGCCGCCACTGGAACCCCGCCGTTGCCGCCTCCGTATGCACGCCTTGCACCCCACATGATCTCCGGCACACCCACGTGGCCATGCTGATCGCCGAGAAGCAATCACCGCGATACATCGCCGACCGGCTTGGACATGAGAGCACAAGAACGGTGCTCGACGTCTACGGACACCTTTACGAAGGCGTCGACGAGGCGGCGATGGAGGGTCTCGATCGCCTCCGATCGGAAGGCGTGGCCGACCTCGGGCGGCCGCCAGACGGGTCGAATGTCGTGTCGATGGACACCAGATCGACGAAGCCCTAG
- a CDS encoding CBS domain-containing protein: MSPRAACRLEALGFEQVYDYTAGIADWKAAGLDVEGTEEPDHRISNATRPDIPTVQPDELLGIARRRANEAGWDEALVVDCDGIVIGRLRGSAWDVDAEVAVDTVMELGPTTVRPDGSLHDLLERMDKRGTRLVVVSDPQGHLVGVVLADDARQLVNGEPAERVWSDCDGCPGRWSPAKQAN; the protein is encoded by the coding sequence ATGTCTCCACGAGCCGCGTGCCGGCTCGAAGCACTCGGATTTGAACAGGTCTATGACTACACCGCTGGTATTGCCGACTGGAAGGCCGCCGGCCTCGATGTTGAGGGCACCGAAGAGCCCGATCACCGCATTTCCAATGCCACCCGACCTGATATCCCGACCGTCCAACCAGATGAACTACTCGGCATCGCACGCCGACGAGCCAATGAGGCGGGATGGGATGAAGCGCTCGTGGTCGACTGCGACGGCATCGTGATTGGGCGCCTCAGGGGGTCAGCCTGGGACGTTGACGCCGAAGTTGCTGTCGACACCGTCATGGAACTCGGGCCGACCACGGTCAGGCCCGACGGGTCTCTGCACGACCTTCTCGAGCGGATGGACAAACGCGGCACCAGGCTCGTGGTAGTTTCCGACCCTCAAGGGCACCTCGTCGGTGTCGTCCTCGCCGACGACGCCCGCCAGCTCGTCAACGGCGAACCTGCCGAGCGCGTGTGGTCGGACTGCGACGGCTGCCCAGGACGCTGGAGCCCAGCCAAGCAGGCCAACTGA
- a CDS encoding rhodanese-like domain-containing protein: MVTAIDRARLLELINQQAQVVDVLPDAEYTSRHIPGAVSIPLRRLDAESTSVLRRDKPVVVY; the protein is encoded by the coding sequence ATGGTCACCGCCATCGACCGGGCCCGGCTACTCGAACTCATCAACCAGCAGGCCCAAGTCGTGGATGTGCTTCCCGACGCCGAGTACACCTCGCGACACATCCCCGGTGCGGTCAGCATTCCGCTTCGCCGTCTCGACGCTGAGTCCACGTCGGTGTTGCGTCGGGATAAACCGGTGGTCGTGTACTGA
- a CDS encoding thioredoxin family protein — translation MRVTLQYFNGCPNWKETDAHLETLRSEGFDLILARQLIETPEAAERHRFRGSPTVLIDGVDPFADPDAPVGLSCRVYAADDGYAGSPSLDQLRAAIEAAS, via the coding sequence ATGAGAGTCACATTGCAGTACTTCAACGGTTGTCCCAACTGGAAGGAGACCGACGCCCACCTCGAGACTCTCCGATCCGAGGGATTCGATCTGATCCTCGCCCGGCAGCTGATCGAAACACCGGAAGCAGCCGAACGGCACAGGTTCCGAGGCTCACCCACCGTCCTCATCGATGGGGTCGATCCGTTCGCCGACCCTGATGCCCCGGTGGGTCTGTCCTGCCGGGTATATGCGGCCGACGACGGCTATGCTGGGTCGCCGAGCCTCGACCAACTCCGAGCGGCGATCGAAGCGGCGAGCTGA
- a CDS encoding MerR family DNA-binding protein, translating into MRIGHAAEQASLEASAIRFYESAGVLPAPARSDAGYRDYDQGDVELMRFVRRLRALELPLDDVREIVQLWTSGEAPCQPVRDAITREVEAVDDRIAELTRLRSELQALQERMDSIVDHWPQSCVCHVIDETT; encoded by the coding sequence ATGAGGATTGGACACGCTGCAGAACAAGCATCTCTGGAGGCGTCGGCGATTCGTTTCTACGAGTCCGCTGGTGTGCTGCCTGCACCGGCGCGCAGCGACGCCGGATATCGCGACTACGACCAGGGCGACGTCGAGTTGATGCGGTTCGTGCGCCGGCTGCGTGCGCTCGAGTTGCCGCTCGATGACGTCCGGGAGATCGTCCAGCTGTGGACGTCGGGCGAGGCGCCGTGTCAACCGGTCCGCGACGCGATTACTCGCGAGGTGGAGGCGGTCGATGATCGGATCGCTGAATTGACCCGTCTCCGTTCTGAACTACAGGCCCTACAGGAGCGCATGGACTCGATCGTTGACCATTGGCCGCAGTCCTGTGTGTGCCATGTCATCGATGAGACAACGTGA
- a CDS encoding DUF262 domain-containing protein, with translation MKSDTVDLRLLFGKDVRYLVPLFQRPYVWNQVEHWEPLWADVLTIVDAYLRDPKQAAPHFLGAVVLDHVSTQVAELEARQVIDGQQRLTTLQILIAACRDVADKAGFDKQARVLAKLTDNDEDLIAETHHMLKVWPTNVDRSSFSAVMAGEAKQADRRSPITRAHEYFVKTTSLWLDEVDDTEDALAALSAVLRSLLKIVVIDLEHNDNAQVIFETLNARGTPLRASDLIKNLLFQRATDAGEDVEKLYETYWREFEEPGWRKEVRQGRLKRLRLDVFLSHYLTMEKGSEIGVSSLFEEFRSFTAASTESVEHLLIDLRKYGAIYDLFDELPPDDPRGLFFYRLRTMQATTADPLLLYLFGLDEETLPKESLNGILRKLEAYLVRRMVSRLTTKNYNVVFLGLLQAVKEDPTDAVGVVERYLSGLEGDSQFWPANNTFRRALETGELYRTLSRARLRIVLEALEDATKSKYAENLLVLDKLTIEHLMPQSWEAHWPLPADKHHLEAEQAREQRIHRLGNLTLATKKLNPKLSNGPWSTKRSDILEHSALALNRSLPDEWHEDSIDQRGAALAEVAIGIWPGPSEDGTKREVAGAADEAQEEPFRTEPITADDLTVGRLRIPIESAVLLPADDDEVDVVLRGTQASAYWQVALAGDGDGLGLLTLDASLLGRLTEVDDSLILTDSEGSEIYLD, from the coding sequence GTGAAATCCGATACCGTCGACCTGAGGCTGCTCTTTGGGAAGGACGTGCGATACCTCGTCCCTCTCTTCCAGCGCCCATATGTCTGGAATCAAGTAGAGCACTGGGAACCCCTCTGGGCCGACGTGTTGACAATCGTCGACGCCTACCTCCGCGATCCGAAGCAAGCGGCCCCCCATTTTCTTGGCGCCGTGGTACTTGATCATGTATCGACGCAGGTGGCCGAACTCGAAGCTCGCCAGGTCATCGACGGCCAGCAACGGCTCACCACACTGCAGATCCTGATTGCGGCTTGTCGAGATGTCGCAGACAAGGCGGGCTTCGATAAGCAGGCTCGCGTCCTGGCAAAGCTCACCGACAATGACGAGGATCTGATCGCCGAGACCCACCACATGCTGAAAGTCTGGCCGACGAACGTCGATCGATCCTCCTTCAGTGCTGTGATGGCCGGAGAAGCCAAACAGGCCGACAGACGGTCGCCGATCACGCGGGCCCATGAGTACTTCGTCAAGACCACCTCACTATGGCTCGATGAAGTTGACGACACCGAGGACGCCCTCGCTGCATTGTCGGCCGTTCTCCGGTCCTTACTCAAGATCGTCGTGATCGATCTTGAGCACAACGACAACGCCCAGGTCATCTTCGAGACGCTCAATGCCCGCGGCACTCCCCTACGCGCGTCTGATCTGATCAAGAATCTCCTATTCCAGCGGGCGACAGATGCCGGCGAGGACGTCGAGAAACTGTACGAGACCTACTGGCGCGAGTTCGAGGAACCCGGATGGCGAAAGGAGGTCAGACAGGGCCGGCTCAAGCGCCTCCGCTTGGATGTCTTCCTAAGCCATTACCTCACGATGGAGAAGGGCTCAGAGATCGGCGTCAGCTCTCTCTTCGAGGAGTTCCGATCGTTCACCGCTGCATCCACCGAATCGGTCGAGCATCTCCTCATAGACCTTCGGAAGTACGGCGCCATCTATGACCTCTTCGATGAGCTGCCACCCGATGATCCCCGTGGGCTCTTCTTCTATCGGCTCCGGACCATGCAGGCCACAACCGCTGACCCGCTGCTCCTGTACCTATTCGGATTGGACGAGGAGACCCTCCCGAAGGAGTCCCTCAACGGGATCCTCCGAAAGCTCGAGGCGTACCTCGTTCGCCGGATGGTGTCGCGACTCACTACCAAGAACTACAACGTAGTGTTCCTCGGGCTCCTTCAAGCGGTGAAAGAGGACCCGACCGACGCCGTAGGTGTCGTCGAGAGGTACCTATCAGGGCTTGAAGGCGACAGCCAGTTCTGGCCCGCTAACAACACCTTCCGCAGGGCACTCGAGACGGGCGAGCTGTATCGGACACTGTCTCGCGCTCGACTTCGAATCGTCCTCGAGGCTCTCGAGGACGCCACAAAGAGCAAATACGCCGAGAATCTCCTCGTGCTCGACAAGCTCACCATCGAGCATCTCATGCCCCAGTCGTGGGAGGCACATTGGCCCCTACCTGCAGACAAGCATCACCTCGAGGCTGAGCAGGCCCGCGAACAGCGGATCCACAGACTTGGCAACCTCACCTTGGCGACCAAGAAGCTCAACCCCAAGCTTTCCAACGGCCCGTGGAGTACGAAGCGTTCCGACATCCTCGAACACAGTGCCCTCGCTCTGAATCGGAGCCTCCCCGATGAGTGGCATGAAGACTCGATTGACCAGCGCGGGGCTGCGCTTGCAGAGGTCGCGATCGGCATCTGGCCAGGACCCTCGGAAGACGGCACGAAGCGCGAGGTCGCTGGGGCTGCGGACGAGGCCCAAGAGGAGCCGTTCCGCACCGAGCCGATCACAGCTGACGATCTGACGGTGGGCCGCCTACGAATCCCAATCGAATCGGCCGTACTCCTGCCGGCCGACGA